A stretch of DNA from Clostridium sp. JN-9:
CTGCCAGAGATTTGGCACCTGGTACTGTTACTATTTCATTTTTTTCTAATGACATTTTTGTTGACGCAATAAGACCAGCTTGAACTCCTATTACCTTAACATCAGGTTTTATAGATTTTGCAGCTACTGCAATACCTGATATTAATCCTCCTCCTCCGATTGGCACTAAAATAATATCTGTTTCGGGCAGCTCCTCTAATATTTCTAAAGCTATTGTTCCCTGACCAGCCATAACCTGTATATCGTTAAATGGATGTATAAAAGTTAATCCCTGTGATTTTTGAATTTCAACTGCTTTTTCATAGCATTCATCATACACTTCTCCAAATTGCACAACTTCAGCTCCATATCTTCTTGTAGCCTGAACCTTTGACAATGGCGCAGTTATAGGCATGACAATGGTAGACTTTACTCCAAAAGCTGTTGCCGCATATGCCACTCCCTGTGCATGATTGCCGGCTGATGATGCTATTACTCCTTTTTCTCTTTCATCTTCTGTTAAGCTGGCAATCTTATTATATGCTCCCCTTAGTTTAAAGGCACCTGTCTTTTGTTTATTTTCACACTTTAGATAAATATTATTGCCGCTTAAATTAGAGAATGTACTAGAATAAATTAAAGGAGTTTTTCTAACCACTCCCTTAATGCTGCTCATGGCTTGTTTAATCATTTCTAAATTCAATTCCATTATAATTACTCTCCTAAATCTAAATTGTTTACTATTGCTTCCATGACTTCTGAATCAAAAAACTCCCCCTGCATAGGGCGAGTTATCACAGTGCCGCTTGACTTTTTACTAATTTTCATCGTTTAATCCTTTTGTTTTGCAAAAATCATTCTTCCTGCTGCCGTTTGAAGCACCGAAGTTACCACAACATTCATTATTTCTCCAATATGCTTTCGTCCGCCTTCAACAACAATCATAGTACCATCATCAAGGTATCCGATTCCCTGACTTGATTCTTTACCATCCTTAATTATTTGAATAGTCATCTCTTCGCCAGGAAGGACTACAGGTTTGACAGCATTTGCCAGCTCATTTATATTCAATACAGGAACCCCTTGAAATTCAGCTACCTTATTTAAATTATAATCATTTGTTATTACCTTACCATTAAGTAATTGTGCCAACTTTAAAAGTTTACTGTCAACTTCAGCTATTTCAGGAAAATCCTTTTCATAGATTTCCACTTCAATGTTTAATTCCTTCTGAATTTTGTTTAAAACATCCAGTCCTCTTCTTCCTCTGTTCCTTTTTAATCCATCAGATGAATCGGCTATATGCCTTAGTTCCTCCAAAACGAAATTTGGAATTACCAAAGTACCTTCTACAAATCCAGTCTGACAGATGTCAAATATTCTTCCATCTATTATTACCGATGTATCCAATACCTTTGGTGTACCTTTATGTCCTTTAGTCTTTTTTTCTTTTGGGGGGCTTGACTTCTTTATATTTGAAAACCATGAAGTTATTTCTTCCCTTTTCTTAATTGATATATTAGCACCTAATGCTGCCATTAATACTGCAACTACAAAAGCTAAAAAGATGCCAACATAAGGAATTTTCCCTATTAAATTTAAAAAGAAAGCAGATATTATAAGTCCCACTATGGCACCTGCAGTACCAAATAATATTTCATTAGCCGGGAG
This window harbors:
- the ilvA gene encoding threonine ammonia-lyase; the protein is MELNLEMIKQAMSSIKGVVRKTPLIYSSTFSNLSGNNIYLKCENKQKTGAFKLRGAYNKIASLTEDEREKGVIASSAGNHAQGVAYAATAFGVKSTIVMPITAPLSKVQATRRYGAEVVQFGEVYDECYEKAVEIQKSQGLTFIHPFNDIQVMAGQGTIALEILEELPETDIILVPIGGGGLISGIAVAAKSIKPDVKVIGVQAGLIASTKMSLEKNEIVTVPGAKSLADGISVRTPGNLCFEYIKKYVDDVITVTEDEITHSIFMLMERAKLVTEGAGAVPLAAILADKLNFKGKNIVSLISGGNIDIAMIEKIIDRELVRQTRRLRFTIEIQDKVGQLGSLVTNIVSLGANIVKTRQDNNWNEKGLDYAYVSFEVEVQSKEHADILVDKLRERGYNLELSR
- a CDS encoding PIN/TRAM domain-containing protein, producing the protein MIKKILRGLFTMIGLILGYYIANETSKMSYFLKLGNFNSTVNLILFLVLSTILFGFIFFMISPWMISWIMKVMDYFEGSIQRLPANEILFGTAGAIVGLIISAFFLNLIGKIPYVGIFLAFVVAVLMAALGANISIKKREEITSWFSNIKKSSPPKEKKTKGHKGTPKVLDTSVIIDGRIFDICQTGFVEGTLVIPNFVLEELRHIADSSDGLKRNRGRRGLDVLNKIQKELNIEVEIYEKDFPEIAEVDSKLLKLAQLLNGKVITNDYNLNKVAEFQGVPVLNINELANAVKPVVLPGEEMTIQIIKDGKESSQGIGYLDDGTMIVVEGGRKHIGEIMNVVVTSVLQTAAGRMIFAKQKD